One Treponema pectinovorum DNA segment encodes these proteins:
- a CDS encoding CBS and ACT domain-containing protein, whose amino-acid sequence MKVSDFMSKNPIYISPETSVTDAKALMVKEKISKLPILDKSNKLIGIVTKNDLLKAGPSSASTLDIYELGYLLSKLKVEKIMVKKVRTVDADEVVEEAARIMADEKIGCLPVMKDNILTGIITEVDLFGAFITMFGARYPGVRAVVELAEKPGELARIAEAVAAKNGNIVSLVTSEGCDVSKRTVTMKIGNLDLPAVKEIISSLNIEILDIRQTK is encoded by the coding sequence ATGAAAGTTAGCGACTTTATGAGCAAAAATCCAATTTACATTTCTCCGGAAACTTCTGTTACAGACGCAAAGGCATTGATGGTTAAAGAAAAAATAAGCAAATTACCAATTCTTGATAAATCAAACAAATTGATTGGAATTGTTACAAAAAACGATCTCTTAAAAGCAGGTCCTTCTAGTGCATCGACCCTGGACATTTACGAATTGGGATATCTTCTTTCAAAACTCAAAGTTGAAAAAATAATGGTAAAAAAAGTAAGAACTGTAGATGCAGACGAAGTTGTTGAAGAGGCCGCAAGAATAATGGCGGACGAAAAAATTGGCTGTCTACCTGTTATGAAAGACAATATCTTAACAGGAATTATTACAGAAGTTGACCTTTTTGGTGCTTTTATAACTATGTTTGGCGCTCGCTATCCTGGAGTTAGAGCCGTTGTTGAATTGGCGGAAAAACCTGGCGAACTTGCGCGCATCGCAGAAGCGGTTGCTGCTAAAAACGGAAATATTGTATCTCTCGTAACTTCTGAAGGTTGCGATGTTTCAAAGAGAACTGTTACGATGAAGATTGGAAATTTAGATTTGCCTGCTGTAAAAGAAATAATCTCTTCTCTTAATATAGAAATTCTTGATATAAGGCAGACAAAATAA
- the rpsM gene encoding 30S ribosomal protein S13, whose amino-acid sequence MARIAGVDLPNKHVVVALTYIYGIGRSSAKAICEKCKINPEKMLNDLDQDEQAKLRSVIDTEYKVEGHLRSEIGLNIKRLMDIGCYRGLRHRKGLPVRGQRTRTNSRTRKGKKKTVANKKKAV is encoded by the coding sequence ATGGCTCGAATTGCGGGAGTTGACCTCCCTAATAAACATGTCGTTGTTGCATTGACTTATATTTACGGTATCGGTCGTTCATCTGCAAAAGCGATTTGTGAAAAATGTAAGATTAATCCTGAAAAAATGTTGAATGATTTGGATCAGGATGAGCAGGCAAAACTTCGTTCTGTAATCGATACAGAATACAAAGTTGAAGGACATCTTCGCTCTGAAATTGGTCTTAACATCAAACGTCTTATGGACATTGGTTGCTATCGTGGTCTTCGTCATCGCAAAGGTTTGCCTGTTCGTGGTCAGCGTACTCGCACAAATTCACGAACTCGCAAGGGTAAAAAGAAGACAGTTGCTAACAAGAAAAAGGCTGTCTGA
- a CDS encoding branched-chain amino acid ABC transporter permease has product MNAGSIFVQQLINGLSLGSIYALIALGYTMVYGIVKLINFAHGDVMMVGAYAGYFVLCAMGTTPIGMVCAFIVAMIFCGLLSLVIERLAYRPLRNSPRLNSLITAIAVELILQNVMRILPFVGPEPRSFPTLAAKNFNFCFGTISNVQIIVIVLSAALMIVLNYVVNYTKTGKAMRAVSFDLGASSLMGININKTIAITFVIGSVLAGAGGVLYATAYPQIDPMMGYIPGLKAFVAAVLGGIGSIPGAMVGGIILGVAETMVKAYLSSQYADAISYCILIVILLVKPAGLLGKKIRVKV; this is encoded by the coding sequence TTGAACGCCGGATCGATTTTTGTTCAGCAACTTATCAATGGACTTTCTTTGGGAAGTATTTATGCCTTGATTGCCCTTGGTTATACGATGGTTTACGGCATTGTTAAGTTGATAAATTTTGCACATGGCGACGTTATGATGGTTGGCGCTTACGCTGGTTATTTTGTCCTGTGCGCTATGGGAACTACACCCATTGGCATGGTTTGCGCTTTTATTGTTGCTATGATTTTTTGCGGTTTGTTGAGTCTCGTCATTGAAAGACTCGCTTATAGACCTTTGCGCAATAGTCCGAGGCTCAATTCGCTCATTACTGCGATTGCTGTTGAACTTATTTTACAGAACGTTATGAGAATTTTACCGTTTGTTGGACCTGAGCCTCGCTCGTTTCCTACACTGGCTGCTAAAAATTTTAACTTTTGTTTTGGTACGATTTCGAATGTTCAGATTATCGTAATAGTTTTGTCCGCTGCATTGATGATTGTTTTAAACTATGTTGTAAATTATACAAAAACTGGAAAAGCGATGCGTGCTGTAAGTTTTGACCTTGGGGCTTCGAGTTTGATGGGCATCAACATAAACAAAACGATTGCAATCACTTTTGTTATTGGCTCTGTCCTTGCTGGCGCTGGTGGCGTTTTGTATGCAACCGCTTATCCTCAAATTGACCCGATGATGGGCTACATTCCTGGATTAAAGGCCTTTGTTGCGGCGGTTCTTGGAGGTATTGGTTCTATTCCTGGTGCGATGGTTGGTGGAATTATTCTTGGCGTTGCAGAAACTATGGTTAAAGCGTATCTTTCATCTCAATATGCGGATGCAATTTCGTACTGCATTTTGATTGTAATTCTCCTTGTAAAACCTGCTGGACTCTTGGGTAAAAAGATAAGGGTTAAGGTTTAA
- a CDS encoding branched-chain amino acid ABC transporter permease has translation MISFKTKNFAIPFVVALCSILVPFALIKLGIIDAYSSQILTMAGINATIAISVNMVSGIVGQLTLGQCAFEAIGAYSVIIFSQDLGLPIPVAMLIAPFIAAIFGFLIGFPTLKLDGDYLAIVTLAFGEIVRVILINLKSITGGANGKSLKYSFMRDDLDWGPALSYAVSVGMLIVVIVLLQNFLRSTYGRAIKAVREDEIAANSNGVNIFKYKMMGFVIASFIGGLGGALYAPIIGFIKPDLASFNNSVNMLIFVVLGGMGSISGTVIAAFVLTSVQEVLRFLGNYRLLFYPVVLIAVMLFRPQGLMGMKELSFVHSFDFFKSKIKKSKSNQNGKTGE, from the coding sequence ATGATTAGTTTTAAAACAAAGAATTTTGCAATTCCGTTTGTTGTTGCACTCTGTTCGATTTTGGTTCCGTTTGCTTTGATTAAACTTGGGATTATTGACGCTTATTCTTCGCAGATTTTAACTATGGCAGGCATTAACGCGACGATTGCAATTTCTGTAAATATGGTGAGCGGCATTGTTGGTCAGCTTACTTTGGGGCAATGCGCATTTGAAGCGATTGGCGCTTATTCTGTTATTATTTTTAGTCAGGATTTGGGGCTTCCTATTCCTGTTGCAATGCTCATTGCTCCTTTTATTGCAGCGATTTTTGGTTTTTTAATAGGCTTCCCAACTTTAAAACTCGACGGCGACTATCTTGCGATAGTAACGCTTGCTTTTGGCGAAATTGTTCGCGTTATTTTGATAAATTTAAAATCGATAACAGGCGGCGCAAACGGTAAAAGTTTAAAATACAGTTTTATGCGCGACGATTTGGATTGGGGACCTGCTCTAAGTTATGCGGTTAGTGTTGGAATGCTTATTGTTGTAATAGTTTTATTGCAGAACTTTTTGCGTTCAACTTATGGGCGTGCAATAAAAGCGGTCAGAGAAGATGAAATTGCAGCTAATTCCAACGGAGTAAACATTTTTAAATACAAGATGATGGGTTTTGTAATTGCATCTTTTATTGGCGGTTTGGGCGGTGCGCTTTACGCTCCAATAATTGGCTTTATAAAACCAGACCTCGCTTCGTTTAACAACTCTGTAAATATGCTTATCTTTGTGGTTTTAGGCGGAATGGGCAGCATAAGCGGAACCGTCATTGCGGCGTTTGTGCTTACTTCTGTTCAAGAAGTTTTGCGATTCTTAGGAAATTACAGGCTTTTGTTCTATCCTGTCGTTTTGATTGCTGTAATGCTTTTTAGGCCACAGGGGCTTATGGGAATGAAAGAATTGAGTTTTGTTCACAGCTTTGATTTTTTTAAATCTAAAATAAAAAAATCAAAATCAAATCAAAATGGAAAAACGGGGGAGTAG
- a CDS encoding DNA-directed RNA polymerase subunit alpha, whose translation MARKNLLKGFKKPKGITFEHLETNPNYGKFTAYPFEPGFGTTIGNTLRRVLLSSIQGYAVTSVRITSYDAEGVPRVIQSEFDSIANVSEDTLEILNSLKMIRFKLANDAEQDTLLFDFKGPGKVTSNDFEKEGQLEVLTKDVPVFTMMEGANLSIEFQVDLGRGYVPAEVNGNYVEIVGTIPMDAIFSPVRKVKYAIEPCRVGERNDYDKLVLEVWTDGTISPEDALAEAAKIAKDHFSIFVNFSDNDVSSSDDMDEGDERVRSLLNTPVEELELSVRSSNCLKNANIRTIGELTRKTEDDIAKTRNFGKKSLTEIKEKLLEWGLTLGMTDYSHLKNVNLANPKQKEESDES comes from the coding sequence ATGGCACGTAAAAACCTCTTGAAAGGTTTCAAAAAACCAAAGGGTATTACATTTGAACATCTCGAAACAAATCCAAATTATGGAAAATTTACAGCATATCCGTTTGAACCAGGATTTGGTACAACGATTGGAAATACACTCCGCCGAGTGCTTCTTTCTTCAATTCAGGGATATGCGGTAACTTCTGTAAGGATTACTTCATACGATGCTGAGGGTGTACCTCGTGTAATTCAAAGCGAATTTGATTCAATAGCAAATGTTTCAGAAGATACACTTGAAATTTTGAACAGCCTAAAGATGATTCGCTTTAAGCTTGCTAACGACGCAGAGCAGGATACTCTCCTTTTTGATTTTAAAGGTCCTGGAAAAGTAACAAGCAATGATTTTGAAAAAGAAGGGCAATTAGAAGTTCTTACAAAGGATGTTCCTGTATTTACAATGATGGAAGGTGCAAACCTTAGCATTGAATTTCAGGTTGACCTTGGAAGAGGTTATGTCCCTGCAGAAGTAAACGGTAATTATGTAGAAATTGTAGGCACCATTCCTATGGATGCAATTTTTTCTCCTGTTCGCAAGGTTAAGTATGCTATTGAACCTTGTCGCGTTGGTGAAAGAAACGACTACGATAAATTGGTTCTTGAAGTTTGGACTGATGGTACGATTTCTCCAGAAGATGCGCTTGCTGAAGCAGCAAAGATTGCAAAAGATCATTTTTCAATTTTTGTAAACTTTAGCGACAACGATGTTTCAAGTTCAGACGATATGGATGAAGGTGATGAAAGGGTTCGTTCCTTGCTCAATACTCCTGTAGAAGAACTGGAACTTTCTGTTCGCTCTTCAAACTGTCTTAAAAATGCAAATATCCGTACAATCGGAGAATTGACACGCAAGACAGAAGATGATATTGCCAAAACAAGAAACTTTGGTAAAAAATCTCTTACTGAAATTAAAGAAAAGCTCCTTGAATGGGGTCTTACACTTGGAATGACAGATTACAGTCATCTTAAGAATGTAAATTTGGCAAATCCAAAGCAAAAGGAAGAATCCGATGAATCATAA
- the rpmJ gene encoding 50S ribosomal protein L36: MKVRTSVKPICDKCKVIKRNGVIRIICINPKHKQRQG, encoded by the coding sequence ATGAAAGTACGAACCAGCGTAAAGCCCATCTGCGATAAGTGTAAGGTTATAAAAAGAAACGGAGTTATCCGCATTATTTGCATAAACCCAAAGCATAAGCAGAGACAGGGTTAA
- the rplQ gene encoding 50S ribosomal protein L17, with protein sequence MNHKNGFNPLSRTTAHRRAMSRNMVTSLFRFERITTTSAKAKEVRKAAKKLITRSKVDSVHNRRIAGKFIQDEKILNKLFTELGPRMKDRKGGYTRILKIGFRQGDAADMVILELVDYKLPTEESKEKPAKAVKKAEPKSDASEKPAKKPAAKKAPAKAKTAKAAPAAEEAK encoded by the coding sequence ATGAATCATAAGAATGGTTTTAATCCTCTTTCGCGCACGACCGCACATCGCCGTGCAATGTCGCGAAATATGGTAACTTCACTTTTCAGATTTGAACGCATTACGACTACAAGTGCTAAAGCAAAAGAAGTTCGTAAGGCTGCTAAAAAATTGATTACACGCAGCAAGGTTGACTCTGTACACAACCGCCGTATTGCTGGAAAGTTCATTCAAGATGAAAAGATTTTGAATAAACTTTTTACAGAACTTGGTCCAAGAATGAAGGATCGCAAAGGTGGTTACACTCGTATCCTTAAAATAGGATTTCGTCAGGGTGATGCTGCAGATATGGTTATTCTTGAATTGGTTGACTACAAGCTTCCAACTGAAGAATCTAAAGAAAAGCCAGCAAAGGCTGTTAAAAAGGCAGAACCAAAATCAGATGCTTCTGAAAAACCTGCAAAAAAGCCTGCTGCAAAAAAAGCACCAGCTAAAGCAAAGACTGCAAAAGCAGCTCCTGCTGCTGAAGAAGCAAAATAA
- a CDS encoding ABC transporter substrate-binding protein encodes MKKVFKAAVFAMAGLMAFTSCGEKSADTIKIGAIGPYSGAVAVYGTECINGIKLAAEEINNAGGINGKKIEIISEDDEGNPEKSVNAYKKIVTKDKAKLIIGSLTSGCTMAITSLAQAQKVLMIAPAATAPAITSAGDYVFRACFIDPFQGTVGAKFALESLGVKKAAILYDIGNDYSSGLTENFVKTFTNGGGTIVAQESYSTGDKDFNAQLTKIKNAKPDFVYLPDYYGTISLIAKQLRAQGITTPIVGADGWDGLTVDAGEEVLNGYYSNHYAADSTEGAVKTFVDNFRAKYDGKTPTAFAALGYDAVYMLRDSIIKAGSSDSTKVRDALKALDGNYVTGHLTFDENRNPVKSAVMVKLVKQDGKFTAVYNTTVEP; translated from the coding sequence ATGAAAAAAGTTTTTAAAGCTGCCGTTTTTGCAATGGCAGGTCTTATGGCTTTTACTTCTTGCGGCGAAAAATCCGCAGATACAATTAAAATTGGCGCAATAGGTCCTTATTCAGGAGCAGTTGCGGTTTACGGAACAGAATGTATAAACGGAATAAAACTTGCTGCTGAAGAAATAAACAATGCTGGTGGAATTAACGGCAAAAAGATCGAAATAATCAGCGAGGATGACGAAGGAAATCCTGAAAAATCTGTAAATGCTTATAAAAAAATCGTGACAAAGGACAAGGCAAAACTCATCATCGGTTCACTCACTTCTGGCTGTACAATGGCGATAACTTCTTTGGCACAGGCACAAAAAGTTTTGATGATTGCTCCTGCTGCAACAGCACCTGCTATAACAAGTGCTGGCGATTACGTTTTTAGAGCATGCTTTATAGATCCTTTCCAAGGAACTGTTGGTGCTAAATTTGCCCTTGAATCTTTGGGCGTAAAAAAAGCTGCAATTCTTTACGACATTGGAAACGACTATTCATCTGGTTTGACAGAAAATTTTGTAAAAACTTTTACAAATGGTGGCGGAACTATCGTTGCACAGGAATCTTACAGCACTGGCGATAAAGACTTTAACGCTCAACTTACAAAAATAAAAAATGCAAAACCGGATTTTGTCTATCTTCCAGACTATTACGGAACAATTTCGTTGATTGCAAAACAGTTGCGTGCGCAGGGAATAACAACTCCAATCGTTGGGGCAGACGGCTGGGACGGTCTTACAGTAGACGCTGGCGAAGAAGTTTTAAACGGATATTATTCTAATCACTATGCGGCAGATTCCACAGAAGGTGCGGTAAAAACTTTTGTTGACAACTTTAGAGCAAAATACGACGGAAAAACTCCTACCGCTTTTGCAGCACTCGGATACGATGCCGTTTATATGCTTAGAGATTCAATAATAAAAGCAGGCTCCAGCGACAGCACAAAAGTTAGAGATGCTCTTAAAGCACTCGATGGAAACTATGTTACAGGACATCTTACTTTTGACGAAAACAGAAATCCTGTAAAATCTGCAGTAATGGTAAAACTTGTAAAACAAGACGGAAAATTTACCGCTGTATACAATACAACTGTTGAACCGTAA
- the rpsK gene encoding 30S ribosomal protein S11, translating into MATVKKRKEKKSVYEGNVYIQATFNNTIVTITDLNGNALSWASSGGLGFRGAKKSTPFAAQTVTETAVQKAVSYGLREVHVFVKGPGMGRENAVRALGTLGLKVKSISDVTPIPHNGCRPRKTRRM; encoded by the coding sequence ATGGCTACCGTAAAAAAACGAAAGGAAAAGAAGAGCGTATACGAAGGAAACGTATATATCCAGGCTACGTTCAACAATACTATCGTAACAATTACCGACTTAAACGGAAATGCTCTTTCATGGGCATCTTCTGGCGGACTCGGCTTTCGTGGAGCGAAAAAATCAACTCCATTTGCTGCACAGACAGTTACAGAAACTGCAGTACAGAAAGCTGTAAGTTATGGTCTGCGTGAAGTTCACGTATTCGTAAAAGGTCCAGGAATGGGTCGCGAAAATGCTGTTCGTGCTCTTGGAACTTTGGGACTAAAAGTAAAATCGATTTCCGATGTTACTCCAATCCCACACAACGGATGTCGTCCACGCAAAACTCGCCGCATGTAG
- a CDS encoding ABC transporter ATP-binding protein, producing the protein MLEVKDLVVNYGAIRALKGISFDVQQGEIISLIGSNGAGKTTTLHSLSNLIKKQSGSVIFRGEDITSLAPAQIVYRGLIHVPEGRRVFANLSVKDNLEMGAFIRNDKAQIKNDMEKVFELFPRMKERLHQLAGTLSGGEQQMLAMGRGLMANPKLLLLDEPSMGLAPILVDEIFEIVKKINEDGTTILLVEQNAYKAMSIADRVYILETGNIASSGDAKDLINDPSVKAAYLGG; encoded by the coding sequence ATGCTTGAAGTAAAAGATTTGGTTGTAAACTACGGTGCAATTCGTGCTTTAAAAGGAATAAGTTTTGATGTTCAGCAAGGTGAAATCATCTCTCTAATCGGTTCTAATGGAGCAGGAAAAACCACGACTTTGCATTCTCTTTCTAATTTGATAAAAAAGCAGAGCGGTTCTGTTATTTTTAGAGGTGAAGATATTACATCGCTCGCTCCTGCACAAATCGTGTACAGGGGTTTAATCCACGTTCCAGAAGGAAGACGAGTTTTTGCAAATTTGAGCGTAAAAGATAATCTCGAGATGGGTGCATTTATACGAAACGATAAAGCCCAGATAAAAAACGATATGGAAAAAGTTTTTGAACTTTTTCCTAGAATGAAAGAACGATTGCATCAACTGGCAGGAACACTTTCTGGTGGAGAGCAGCAGATGCTTGCGATGGGGCGCGGTTTAATGGCAAATCCAAAACTGCTTTTGCTGGACGAACCGAGCATGGGGCTGGCTCCTATTTTGGTTGATGAAATTTTTGAGATAGTAAAGAAAATAAACGAAGACGGAACAACAATTCTCCTCGTTGAACAAAACGCGTACAAGGCGATGAGCATTGCAGATCGAGTTTACATTTTGGAGACCGGCAACATCGCTTCTTCTGGCGATGCAAAAGATTTAATAAACGACCCTTCTGTAAAAGCTGCCTATCTTGGTGGTTGA
- a CDS encoding methyl-accepting chemotaxis protein: protein MNKKIITFLTRSLIDATGRNMWKGIVSECKKDQVPLITFRGPVLNKGPGSIIYELINDDTFAGIISWASSDVDQSTYDYYKRFSKTPLVCMTFKIEGKPLIVTDCKTGIIELIDHLVEFHGYKKIAFIRGPENHVYARERYEGYLEGLKKHNLDVRKDLISECGYWSLKDGANGIETFLKRGLKPGTDFEAVIGVGDNVAIGAQEELQRRGYDIPSDVAVCGFNGTEDAAWSNPSITSVEMPFYGQGVQAYKTLKAIFNNQPYEMEFKYKTKLVPGESCGCTSLSVKNAYFENIKNANDSSARSKGLFKAKNNEDAQVDESQIIKKLQTSTWQNQLKEKIIKLSQEDRFSNQNSLEFFKDFAGSYISSLIGECLNGNSKSAFIKTISKGLNKFSKVSKEFFVWQNMISTTRISLLQELTSLNSFYAKAENLFQQARILVDEIDSRIQKQANLLETRKEAVLRQISTDILSCSDIPKLLELIEKSILKLGMTGCYVALYNDCKYTEQNKQIPQTSRLVLAVKKGEHIALPEGGLNFNTSEIIPDSINNSGDFAIYEVESLHYQNRYLGYIVFESLDDNGIAYSTLRDQISCSLNSALLLEQRIKSRAVLENTMHAMTEKADVVSTHSERIFENINSISKSMDSTTSNIKNISDNINTVASTVDVANKMITEASSSITTLVQSTDEITKAIHMINDIAEKTNVLALNAAIEAAHAGDAGRGFSVVAKEVKSLAAQTVSSTSAIQDLVEKNTENTKQVEEVILSTNKAIKTISSLSENIKASITDQVSAASTISSQLQDTTAGTQQISSAIVEIAKVGENLKL, encoded by the coding sequence ATGAATAAAAAAATTATAACTTTTTTAACTCGCTCCTTAATCGATGCAACAGGGCGAAACATGTGGAAAGGAATCGTTTCTGAATGCAAAAAGGATCAGGTGCCTTTAATCACTTTTAGGGGTCCAGTTCTAAACAAGGGACCAGGTTCAATAATCTATGAGCTTATAAACGACGACACTTTTGCAGGAATAATCTCTTGGGCTTCATCCGATGTTGACCAGTCAACCTATGATTATTACAAGCGTTTTAGTAAAACTCCTCTAGTTTGCATGACTTTTAAAATTGAAGGAAAACCTCTCATCGTAACAGATTGCAAAACAGGCATCATAGAATTGATAGACCATCTAGTAGAATTTCATGGCTACAAAAAAATAGCGTTTATTCGAGGGCCAGAAAATCACGTATATGCACGCGAACGATATGAAGGATACCTTGAAGGTCTAAAAAAACACAATCTCGACGTAAGAAAAGATTTAATTTCCGAATGTGGATATTGGTCATTAAAAGATGGCGCAAACGGCATAGAAACATTTTTAAAAAGGGGATTAAAACCCGGCACAGATTTTGAAGCAGTAATTGGCGTAGGCGACAATGTTGCCATTGGAGCGCAGGAAGAATTGCAGCGAAGAGGTTACGACATTCCAAGCGATGTTGCAGTTTGTGGATTTAACGGAACTGAAGATGCAGCCTGGTCAAATCCGTCTATAACTTCTGTGGAAATGCCATTTTACGGGCAGGGTGTTCAAGCATACAAAACGCTTAAGGCAATCTTTAATAACCAACCATACGAGATGGAATTTAAATACAAAACAAAACTCGTTCCAGGTGAATCTTGCGGTTGCACCTCGCTTTCCGTAAAAAATGCTTATTTTGAAAACATAAAAAATGCAAACGATTCATCGGCAAGAAGCAAAGGTCTTTTTAAGGCAAAAAATAATGAAGACGCCCAAGTTGATGAATCTCAAATCATAAAAAAATTACAAACTAGTACATGGCAAAATCAATTAAAAGAAAAAATAATAAAACTTTCGCAGGAAGATCGTTTTTCAAATCAAAATAGCTTAGAGTTTTTTAAAGATTTTGCAGGAAGTTACATTTCCTCGTTGATTGGAGAGTGCTTAAACGGAAATTCAAAATCTGCATTCATCAAAACGATTTCAAAAGGATTAAATAAATTTTCAAAAGTATCAAAAGAGTTTTTTGTTTGGCAAAATATGATTTCTACAACAAGGATTTCTCTTTTGCAAGAATTAACTTCTTTAAATTCGTTTTATGCAAAGGCAGAAAATCTTTTCCAACAGGCTAGAATTCTTGTTGATGAAATTGACAGTCGCATTCAAAAACAGGCAAACCTTTTAGAAACAAGAAAAGAAGCAGTTTTGCGCCAGATAAGCACAGATATTCTTTCCTGCTCAGATATTCCAAAACTCCTCGAATTGATTGAAAAATCAATTTTAAAACTTGGAATGACAGGTTGCTATGTTGCACTTTACAACGATTGCAAATACACGGAGCAAAACAAGCAAATTCCTCAAACAAGCCGCCTTGTGCTTGCAGTAAAAAAAGGTGAACACATTGCACTTCCAGAAGGTGGATTAAATTTCAATACTTCCGAAATAATTCCAGATTCCATAAATAACAGCGGAGACTTTGCAATTTACGAAGTCGAATCCTTACACTATCAAAATCGCTATTTGGGATATATCGTGTTTGAGTCGTTAGATGACAACGGAATTGCATATTCAACCCTGCGCGATCAAATTTCATGCTCTCTTAACAGCGCACTTTTATTGGAACAACGGATAAAAAGCCGTGCTGTGTTAGAAAATACGATGCATGCAATGACAGAAAAAGCGGACGTCGTATCGACACATTCGGAGCGCATTTTTGAAAATATCAATTCAATTTCAAAATCGATGGATTCAACAACATCCAATATCAAAAATATCTCCGACAACATTAACACTGTGGCTTCGACAGTAGATGTAGCAAACAAGATGATTACAGAAGCAAGCTCTTCTATAACAACTCTTGTTCAGAGCACTGACGAAATAACAAAAGCGATTCACATGATAAACGACATTGCAGAAAAGACAAATGTACTCGCTTTAAACGCCGCTATCGAAGCAGCTCATGCTGGAGATGCCGGAAGAGGATTTAGCGTTGTTGCAAAAGAAGTAAAATCTTTGGCTGCACAAACGGTTTCTTCAACTTCAGCAATTCAAGATTTGGTAGAAAAAAATACAGAAAACACAAAACAGGTTGAAGAAGTAATTCTTTCGACAAATAAAGCGATAAAGACAATTTCTAGTCTTTCAGAAAACATAAAAGCGTCTATAACAGATCAAGTTTCTGCTGCATCAACAATTTCAAGTCAGCTCCAGGATACAACTGCAGGAACTCAACAAATATCATCTGCAATAGTCGAAATTGCAAAAGTCGGAGAAAACTTAAAACTGTAA
- a CDS encoding ABC transporter ATP-binding protein codes for MSENDLILRADDISIVFGGLKAVSGFSMDLHRGELVGLIGPNGAGKTTVFNMLSGIYTPTSGKISFFDKDGKESLVNKKTPAKLNLLGIARTFQNIRLFGNLSVSDNVRIAMHSQRQVNPFDVLFHTKRFLEDEKIMTIRVRKLLALFGLDKKEDELSSNLPYGEQRKLEICRALAANPTLLLLDEPAAGMNPQETKELMDLISFIRKEFNLTILLIEHDMKLVMGICERLYVLNYGRVLASGLPSEIKSNPEVIKAYLGSEADSLA; via the coding sequence ATGAGCGAAAATGATTTAATCCTTCGTGCAGATGATATTTCTATTGTTTTTGGCGGATTAAAAGCGGTAAGCGGATTTAGTATGGATTTGCACAGAGGCGAACTCGTTGGGCTCATAGGTCCAAATGGTGCGGGCAAGACTACTGTATTCAATATGCTTTCGGGAATTTACACGCCAACAAGCGGCAAAATATCTTTTTTTGACAAGGACGGAAAAGAAAGTCTTGTAAATAAAAAAACTCCAGCAAAGTTGAACCTTTTGGGAATTGCAAGAACTTTTCAGAATATAAGACTTTTTGGAAATCTTTCTGTAAGCGACAATGTAAGGATTGCAATGCACAGTCAAAGGCAGGTAAATCCATTTGACGTTTTGTTCCACACTAAAAGATTTTTAGAAGACGAAAAAATAATGACCATTCGCGTAAGAAAACTCTTAGCGTTGTTTGGGTTGGATAAAAAAGAGGATGAACTTTCTTCTAACTTGCCTTACGGCGAACAACGCAAACTAGAAATTTGTCGTGCGCTTGCGGCAAATCCAACTTTGCTTTTGCTCGACGAACCTGCCGCAGGAATGAATCCGCAGGAAACAAAGGAGCTGATGGATTTAATTTCGTTTATACGGAAAGAATTCAATTTGACAATTCTCTTAATTGAACACGATATGAAACTCGTTATGGGTATTTGCGAGAGGCTTTATGTTTTAAACTATGGACGGGTTTTAGCGAGCGGGCTCCCTTCTGAAATTAAGTCTAATCCGGAAGTTATAAAGGCTTATCTTGGTTCAGAAGCGGACTCTTTGGCGTAG